One region of Mycobacterium riyadhense genomic DNA includes:
- a CDS encoding DUF1295 domain-containing protein, whose translation MVSAASALALAVVHSVAFVIGRRLGRYNVVDVAWGIGFVAVAAVAAVLGQGDPTRRWLLLALVSIWAVRLSWHMYRKTAGKGEDPRYADLLRGAGLGQVVRKVFGLQGFLTLFISFPLQLSAVTGPTPRPLLAVTGVGLAVWLAGVIFEAVGDRQLRVFKSDPANRGVVMDRGLWAWTRHPNYFGDACVWWGLWLITINGWVPLITVVSPLLMTYFLVDVSGARLTESYMKGRPGFAEYQERTAYFVPRPPRSARR comes from the coding sequence GTGGTATCGGCCGCTTCGGCGTTGGCGCTGGCCGTGGTGCATTCGGTCGCGTTCGTGATCGGTCGCCGGCTCGGCCGCTACAACGTCGTCGACGTCGCATGGGGCATCGGTTTCGTGGCCGTGGCCGCCGTCGCCGCCGTCCTTGGCCAAGGCGATCCGACTCGCCGGTGGCTGCTGCTGGCGCTGGTGTCGATCTGGGCTGTGCGGCTGAGCTGGCACATGTACCGCAAGACGGCCGGCAAGGGTGAGGATCCCCGCTATGCAGACCTGCTGCGTGGAGCGGGGCTGGGTCAGGTGGTGCGGAAGGTCTTCGGGCTGCAGGGCTTCTTGACGCTGTTCATCTCTTTCCCGCTGCAACTATCCGCGGTAACTGGGCCGACGCCGAGGCCATTGCTGGCCGTGACGGGCGTGGGCTTAGCGGTGTGGCTGGCAGGTGTCATCTTCGAGGCGGTGGGTGATCGGCAGTTGCGGGTATTCAAATCCGACCCGGCCAATCGCGGGGTCGTCATGGACCGCGGGCTCTGGGCCTGGACGCGGCACCCCAACTATTTCGGCGACGCCTGTGTCTGGTGGGGGCTATGGCTGATCACCATCAACGGCTGGGTTCCGTTGATCACGGTGGTCTCGCCGCTGCTGATGACGTACTTCCTGGTGGACGTCAGCGGGGCCCGGCTGACCGAGAGCTACATGAAGGGCCGTCCCGGCTTCGCCGAATACCAAGAGCGGACAGCATATTTCGTGCCCCGCCCACCCAGATCGGCACGTCGATGA
- a CDS encoding MmpS family protein translates to MLSRTWIPLVILVVVVIGGFTVYRVRGFFASERRESYADSNLESTKPFNPKRLTYEVFGPPGTVADISYFDVNSDPQRVDDAVLPWSLHITTNLAAVMGNLVAQGNTNSIGCRILVDDVVKAERISNEVNAYTYCLVKSA, encoded by the coding sequence GTGCTTTCGCGGACTTGGATTCCACTGGTCATCCTGGTGGTTGTGGTCATCGGTGGGTTCACCGTGTACCGGGTCCGCGGTTTCTTCGCCTCTGAAAGACGTGAGTCGTATGCCGACAGCAACCTGGAAAGCACCAAGCCTTTCAACCCCAAGCGGCTAACTTACGAAGTCTTCGGACCACCCGGAACGGTCGCGGACATCAGCTATTTCGACGTCAATTCTGACCCGCAACGGGTCGATGACGCGGTGTTACCCTGGTCGTTACACATCACAACAAATTTGGCGGCGGTGATGGGAAACCTTGTTGCGCAGGGCAATACCAACAGCATCGGTTGCCGGATCCTCGTAGACGACGTCGTAAAGGCTGAAAGAATTTCCAACGAGGTCAATGCCTACACCTACTGCCTGGTGAAATCCGCGTGA
- a CDS encoding class I SAM-dependent methyltransferase, with amino-acid sequence MSVQTRTAAIDYRRWPAIATAPSGPVAAVSAAVVDRLLRRAAARLPLRLAYPDGSVVGAADPTQPTLFLHHPDALCRRVGRHGLIGFGESYMAGEWSSTDLTGALTVLAKSVTDLVPRSLHWLRPLAPGFAPTWRDPSRDQARRNVAEHYDLSNELFGEFLDETMTYSSALFTRLPASWSDLATAQRRKIDRLLDMAGVQRGSRVLEIGTGWGELCIRAAARGAQVRSVTLSVEQQRLAQRRVAAAGMSDRVEIDLCDYRDVQGCYDCVISVEMIEAVGFRSWPRYFAALERLVRPGGRAAIQAITMPHDRMLATRNTHTWIQKYIFPGGLLPSTEAIAGITERHTRLRTVDTTSLQPHYAETLRLWRERFLQRRDKLAHLGFDEVFGRMWELYLAYSEAGFRSGYLDVNQWILERRSVP; translated from the coding sequence ATGAGCGTCCAAACGCGCACGGCCGCAATCGATTACCGGCGCTGGCCGGCGATAGCCACGGCGCCGTCCGGCCCCGTCGCCGCGGTATCGGCCGCCGTCGTCGACCGTCTGCTGCGGCGCGCGGCGGCCCGGCTACCGTTGCGACTGGCCTACCCGGACGGATCAGTGGTGGGCGCCGCCGATCCGACCCAGCCCACGCTGTTCCTCCATCATCCGGACGCGCTGTGCCGCCGGGTCGGACGCCACGGCCTCATCGGGTTCGGGGAGTCGTACATGGCCGGTGAATGGTCATCGACGGATCTCACCGGGGCGCTCACGGTACTCGCCAAGTCGGTGACCGACCTGGTGCCCCGCTCGCTGCACTGGCTGCGACCGCTTGCGCCGGGCTTTGCGCCGACCTGGCGAGACCCCAGCCGAGATCAGGCCCGCCGCAACGTCGCTGAGCATTATGACCTCTCGAATGAGCTGTTTGGCGAGTTTCTCGACGAAACCATGACGTACTCGTCGGCGCTGTTCACCCGCCTGCCGGCCTCGTGGTCGGATTTGGCGACAGCCCAACGCCGCAAGATCGACCGGCTGCTGGATATGGCCGGGGTCCAACGGGGCAGCCGGGTTCTTGAGATCGGCACCGGATGGGGCGAGCTGTGCATCCGTGCGGCTGCCCGCGGGGCGCAGGTGCGCTCAGTCACCCTGTCGGTCGAGCAGCAGCGGTTGGCGCAGCGGCGGGTGGCCGCGGCCGGTATGTCCGACCGGGTGGAAATCGACCTTTGTGACTACCGCGATGTGCAGGGATGCTATGACTGCGTCATATCGGTCGAGATGATCGAGGCGGTGGGATTTCGTTCGTGGCCAAGGTATTTCGCCGCGCTCGAACGGCTGGTGCGGCCGGGCGGCCGGGCCGCGATCCAGGCGATCACGATGCCGCACGACCGGATGCTGGCCACCCGCAACACGCACACCTGGATCCAGAAGTACATTTTCCCCGGCGGGCTATTGCCGTCCACCGAGGCCATTGCGGGGATCACCGAGCGTCACACGCGATTGCGCACCGTCGACACGACCTCGCTGCAACCGCACTATGCCGAGACGCTGCGGCTGTGGCGGGAGCGCTTCCTGCAGCGGCGAGACAAGTTGGCGCACTTGGGCTTCGACGAAGTGTTCGGACGGATGTGGGAGCTGTACCTGGCGTACTCGGAGGCCGGATTCCGGTCCGGCTATCTCGACGTCAACCAGTGGATACTTGAGCGCAGGAGTGTCCCATGA
- a CDS encoding RND family transporter produces MTTKYANDPETRTEAEKPLIARIIHAFAVPIILGWLAVCVAVSIFVPSLEKVGQERSVSLSPKEAPSFAAMKRIGEVFKEGNTDSIAMIVIEGNQPLGDEAHKYYDNLIRRLRADTKHVQSVQDFWGDPLTAPGAQSNDGKAAYVQMSLGGNQGEPLANESIEAVRNIVASTPAPPGITTYVTGPAALAADMHNSGDRSMLRITAVTVGVIFVMLLLVYRSPITVILLLFTVGVELTAARGVVALLGHSGMIGLSTFAVSLLTSLAIAAGTDYGIFIIGRYQEARQAGEDREAAYYTMYRGTAHVILGSGLTIAGATFCLKFTRMPYFETLGIPCAVGMLVAVAVAMTLAPAVLHVGSRFGLFDPKRLLKTRGWRRVGTVVVRWPLPVLVATCAIALVGLLALPGYHTNYNDRAYLPGFIPANEGYAAADRHFSQARMKPEILMIESDHDMRNPADFLVLDRLAKAIFRVPGISRVQAITRPDGTTMDHTSIPFQISMQNAGQLQTMKYQRDRMDDMLKQADLMAQTIAILTHMQDLMQQMADTTHRMVGDTEQMKEITDELRDHIADFEDFWRPIRSYFYWEKHCYDIPICWSLRSIFDALDGVDKLSEQIGVLLVDLREMDRLVPQMVATIPPQIEVMESMRIQMLTMHSTMMGIYNQMDEMSENATAMGHAFDAAKNDDSFYLPPEVFKNKDFQRAMKSFLSSDGHAARFIILHRADPQSEEGIKSVNQIRTAAEEALKGTPLEDSKIYLAGTAAVFHDISEGAQWDLLIAGISSLCLIFIIMLIITRAFVAAAVIVGTVALSLGASFGLSVLLWQHILEIKLHWLVLAMSVIVLLAVGSDYNLLLVSRFKQEISAGLKTGIIRSMGGTGKVVTNAGLVFAVTMASMVVSDLRVIGQVGTTIGLGLLFDTLIVRSFMTPSIAALLGRWFWWPMRVRSRPARTPVAPVEQPTDRAFAMSGER; encoded by the coding sequence GTGACTACCAAATATGCGAACGACCCCGAAACCAGAACCGAGGCCGAAAAGCCCCTCATCGCGCGGATAATCCACGCCTTTGCGGTACCCATAATCCTGGGTTGGTTGGCAGTTTGCGTCGCCGTCAGCATCTTCGTCCCAAGCCTGGAAAAGGTAGGGCAAGAGCGTTCGGTTTCACTGAGTCCCAAGGAAGCTCCATCGTTCGCAGCGATGAAGCGCATCGGCGAGGTGTTTAAGGAAGGCAACACCGACAGCATCGCGATGATCGTCATCGAGGGTAACCAGCCCCTCGGCGATGAAGCCCACAAGTACTACGACAACCTGATCCGCAGACTGCGCGCCGATACCAAGCACGTGCAAAGCGTGCAGGACTTCTGGGGGGATCCGCTGACGGCGCCGGGGGCGCAAAGCAACGACGGCAAGGCCGCCTATGTCCAAATGAGTCTCGGCGGTAATCAAGGCGAGCCGCTGGCCAACGAATCCATCGAGGCCGTCCGCAATATCGTCGCCAGTACGCCGGCGCCGCCCGGAATTACCACATATGTCACCGGCCCGGCCGCGCTGGCCGCGGATATGCATAACTCCGGCGACCGATCGATGCTCCGGATCACCGCGGTGACGGTCGGGGTGATTTTCGTTATGTTGTTACTGGTTTATCGGTCGCCGATCACCGTGATTCTGTTGTTGTTCACGGTCGGGGTCGAATTGACGGCGGCCCGGGGAGTCGTAGCGTTACTGGGGCATTCGGGGATGATCGGACTGTCCACATTTGCGGTCAGCCTGCTCACGTCGCTGGCGATTGCCGCGGGAACGGACTACGGCATATTCATCATTGGGCGTTATCAAGAAGCCCGCCAGGCCGGCGAGGACAGAGAAGCGGCCTATTACACCATGTACCGTGGGACCGCCCATGTGATCCTTGGCTCGGGTTTGACGATCGCCGGTGCCACCTTCTGTCTCAAGTTCACCCGCATGCCCTATTTCGAGACCCTCGGCATTCCGTGCGCGGTCGGGATGCTGGTCGCAGTCGCGGTGGCAATGACTTTGGCGCCGGCGGTTCTGCACGTCGGCAGCCGCTTTGGCCTGTTCGACCCCAAGCGGCTGCTCAAGACTCGCGGCTGGCGCCGGGTTGGCACCGTGGTGGTTCGCTGGCCGCTACCGGTTCTGGTCGCCACGTGCGCCATTGCCCTCGTCGGCCTGCTCGCGCTGCCCGGATACCACACCAACTACAACGACAGGGCCTACCTGCCCGGCTTCATACCCGCCAACGAAGGATATGCGGCTGCGGACCGCCATTTTTCTCAAGCCCGCATGAAGCCGGAAATCCTGATGATCGAGTCGGATCATGACATGCGCAATCCGGCGGATTTCTTGGTGCTGGATAGACTAGCTAAAGCTATCTTCCGGGTTCCGGGAATCTCCCGGGTACAGGCAATAACCCGACCGGACGGAACGACAATGGACCACACGTCGATACCGTTCCAAATAAGCATGCAAAATGCCGGGCAGCTGCAGACCATGAAATACCAGCGCGACCGCATGGACGACATGCTGAAGCAGGCCGACTTGATGGCCCAGACGATCGCGATTCTGACGCACATGCAAGACCTGATGCAGCAGATGGCCGATACTACCCACCGTATGGTCGGCGACACCGAACAGATGAAGGAAATCACCGACGAATTACGCGATCACATCGCAGATTTTGAGGATTTCTGGCGCCCAATTCGCAGCTATTTCTACTGGGAAAAGCACTGCTACGACATTCCGATCTGCTGGTCGTTGCGATCGATATTCGATGCGCTGGACGGTGTCGATAAGCTCAGCGAGCAAATAGGTGTCCTGTTGGTCGACCTCCGCGAAATGGATCGCCTTGTACCGCAGATGGTCGCCACAATCCCGCCGCAGATCGAAGTCATGGAGAGCATGCGGATCCAGATGCTGACCATGCACAGCACCATGATGGGCATCTACAACCAAATGGACGAGATGAGCGAAAACGCGACCGCCATGGGACACGCGTTCGACGCCGCCAAGAATGACGACTCGTTCTACCTGCCGCCCGAAGTATTCAAGAACAAGGACTTCCAGCGCGCCATGAAATCGTTCCTGTCATCGGACGGTCACGCGGCACGGTTCATTATTCTGCACCGAGCAGATCCCCAATCAGAAGAAGGCATCAAGAGCGTCAACCAAATACGTACGGCCGCCGAGGAGGCGCTCAAGGGCACTCCATTGGAAGACTCCAAGATCTATCTGGCCGGCACGGCGGCCGTATTCCACGACATCTCTGAAGGCGCCCAATGGGACCTTCTCATCGCGGGCATTTCATCCCTCTGCCTCATTTTCATCATCATGCTGATCATCACCCGAGCGTTTGTTGCCGCCGCTGTCATCGTAGGTACGGTCGCGCTTTCGCTGGGTGCTTCCTTTGGACTTTCGGTGCTGCTTTGGCAACACATTCTAGAAATCAAGTTGCACTGGCTGGTACTCGCGATGTCGGTCATCGTCCTCTTGGCTGTGGGGTCTGACTACAACCTGCTGCTGGTCTCCCGGTTCAAACAGGAAATAAGCGCAGGCCTGAAGACCGGCATCATCCGTTCGATGGGCGGTACCGGCAAGGTGGTGACCAATGCGGGCCTGGTATTCGCGGTCACCATGGCTTCGATGGTCGTCAGCGATCTTCGGGTTATCGGGCAGGTGGGCACCACCATCGGTCTGGGCTTGCTGTTCGACACGTTGATCGTGCGCTCGTTCATGACGCCATCCATCGCCGCGCTGCTGGGCCGCTGGTTCTGGTGGCCCATGAGGGTGCGTAGCCGGCCTGCCCGGACTCCGGTTGCGCCGGTCGAACAGCCGACGGACCGAGCCTTTGCGATGAGCGGGGAACGCTAG
- a CDS encoding MmpS family transport accessory protein produces the protein MAKLSVASALRRVWIVLVIAIVVAVAGFCVSRLRTFFGVHDRGQITSGIADDIKPFNPKHVVYEVYGPAGAIANINYLDINAQPQRVSNAPLPWTLSVTTTLPSVSVNVIAQVDADQVGCRIIVNDVVKDERSASGVKAQTFCIVKSG, from the coding sequence GTGGCGAAGTTGTCGGTTGCCAGCGCCCTGAGGCGGGTGTGGATCGTGCTGGTCATCGCAATCGTCGTGGCGGTGGCCGGGTTCTGCGTGTCTCGGCTGCGCACCTTCTTCGGTGTGCACGACAGGGGCCAGATCACCAGCGGCATTGCCGATGACATCAAGCCCTTCAACCCCAAGCACGTGGTTTATGAGGTATACGGCCCCGCCGGGGCGATAGCCAACATCAACTACCTGGACATCAACGCCCAGCCTCAGCGAGTGAGCAATGCGCCCCTGCCGTGGACGCTGTCGGTCACCACGACACTGCCCTCGGTGAGCGTCAACGTGATAGCGCAGGTCGACGCCGACCAGGTCGGCTGCCGGATCATCGTGAACGACGTAGTCAAAGACGAAAGGTCGGCGAGCGGAGTGAAAGCTCAAACCTTCTGCATAGTGAAGTCCGGATGA
- a CDS encoding DUF1365 domain-containing protein encodes MLTPAIYRTTITHFRQVPVQHAFEYQSYSWYVDIDDLPRLPRWLRPFARFHADDHFAQHSRGSLRDRLEAFFADHDVTVPDGRITALLQARVFGYVFNPISIFWCHDRDGSLRHVIAEVHNTYGGRHAYLLPPADAPVLVSKKFYVSPFNPVDGHYLVLAPRPARYVDITVSLHRENRLAFTATLRGTREPATLKHVVMIQITSPLAPLMVATRIRIQGIKLWLHRVPVVPR; translated from the coding sequence ATGCTGACTCCGGCGATCTACCGCACCACCATCACCCACTTTCGGCAGGTTCCGGTGCAGCACGCGTTCGAATACCAAAGCTATAGCTGGTATGTCGACATCGACGACCTGCCCCGGCTGCCCCGGTGGCTGCGACCGTTCGCGCGATTCCACGCCGACGACCACTTCGCGCAGCACTCACGCGGCTCGCTACGGGACCGGTTGGAAGCCTTTTTTGCCGACCATGACGTGACCGTCCCCGACGGACGCATCACCGCGCTGCTGCAGGCACGCGTCTTCGGGTACGTCTTCAACCCGATAAGCATCTTTTGGTGCCATGACCGTGACGGCAGCCTGCGCCACGTGATAGCCGAGGTGCACAACACGTACGGAGGGCGCCACGCCTACCTGCTACCACCGGCCGATGCGCCGGTGTTGGTCAGTAAGAAGTTCTATGTCTCGCCGTTCAATCCGGTGGACGGCCACTACCTGGTGCTGGCGCCACGACCCGCCCGCTATGTGGACATCACGGTGTCACTACACCGCGAGAATCGGCTGGCATTCACCGCGACGCTACGCGGGACGCGCGAACCGGCGACATTGAAACACGTCGTGATGATCCAGATTACGTCACCGCTGGCGCCGCTGATGGTGGCCACGCGAATCCGAATACAGGGCATCAAACTGTGGTTACATCGAGTTCCAGTCGTGCCGCGATGA
- a CDS encoding sigma-70 family RNA polymerase sigma factor has product MTGPPRLSSDLDALLRRVARGDNAAFATFYDHTKSRVYGLVTRVLRDPGYSEETTQEIYLEVWRNASEFDSVKGSALAWLLTIAHRRAVDRVRSEQAGSQRESRYGAANVDTATDVVAESAIAGDERRRVAECLDGLTDAQRQCIELAYYGGLTYVEVSQRLVTNLSTIKSRMRDALRGLRNCLDVA; this is encoded by the coding sequence ATGACCGGTCCGCCGCGCCTGAGCAGCGACCTGGACGCCTTGCTGCGCCGGGTCGCGCGTGGCGACAATGCCGCGTTCGCCACGTTCTACGACCACACCAAGAGCCGGGTGTACGGGCTGGTGACCAGGGTGTTGCGTGATCCCGGCTACAGCGAAGAAACCACCCAGGAGATTTATCTCGAGGTGTGGCGCAACGCATCAGAGTTCGACTCCGTCAAGGGATCCGCGCTGGCCTGGCTGTTGACCATCGCGCACCGGCGCGCCGTCGACCGGGTCCGCAGTGAGCAAGCCGGCAGTCAGCGGGAATCGCGCTACGGTGCGGCCAATGTCGATACGGCGACGGATGTCGTCGCCGAGTCGGCGATCGCCGGTGACGAGCGGCGCCGGGTGGCCGAGTGTCTGGACGGCTTGACCGATGCGCAGCGGCAATGCATCGAACTGGCTTACTATGGCGGCCTCACCTATGTCGAAGTGTCGCAGCGGTTGGTCACCAATTTGTCGACGATCAAGTCACGCATGCGCGACGCGCTGCGCGGCCTGCGCAACTGCCTGGACGTGGCATGA
- a CDS encoding TetR family transcriptional regulator, producing the protein MRYPLAVAQVSFRRARTEENKRRRAAALVEAARSLALETGVASVTLTAVAGRAGIHYSAVRRYFSSHKEVLLHLAAEGWVRWSNTVCESLNEPGPMSQSRVAEALANGLAGDPLFCDLLANLHLHLEHEVHVDRVVEVKRTSTAAVIALADAIENALPELGRSGAFDILLAAYSLAATLWQIANPPEQLNDAYAEEPEVLPPEWNLDFASALTRLLTATCIGLVAESS; encoded by the coding sequence GTGCGTTATCCTCTGGCGGTGGCGCAAGTCAGTTTCCGGCGCGCCCGCACCGAGGAGAACAAGCGTCGGCGTGCGGCGGCGCTCGTCGAAGCCGCTCGCTCGTTGGCGCTGGAGACCGGTGTCGCGTCTGTGACGTTGACCGCTGTCGCCGGACGCGCCGGAATCCATTACTCGGCGGTGCGCCGCTACTTCTCCTCGCATAAAGAGGTCCTGTTGCACTTGGCCGCCGAAGGTTGGGTGCGGTGGTCGAACACGGTGTGCGAGAGCCTGAACGAGCCAGGACCGATGTCGCAATCGCGGGTGGCCGAGGCGTTGGCCAACGGTTTGGCGGGCGACCCCTTGTTTTGTGATCTGCTTGCCAACCTTCATCTCCACCTCGAACACGAGGTGCATGTCGATCGGGTTGTCGAGGTCAAGCGGACGAGTACCGCTGCGGTCATCGCACTCGCGGACGCGATCGAGAATGCGTTGCCCGAGCTCGGTCGTTCGGGGGCTTTCGACATCCTGCTGGCTGCATACTCTCTGGCCGCCACGCTGTGGCAAATCGCAAATCCCCCGGAGCAGCTCAACGACGCCTATGCCGAGGAGCCGGAGGTTCTCCCGCCGGAGTGGAACCTCGACTTTGCGTCCGCACTGACCCGCCTGCTCACCGCTACCTGTATCGGGCTGGTCGCCGAGTCGTCGTGA
- a CDS encoding NAD(P)/FAD-dependent oxidoreductase, translated as MQHSHLSAPSGRSVAVIGSGVSGLTAAYLLSGRDRVTLYEADDRLGGHAHTHYVASGDGGVTAVDSAFLVHNDRTYPTLCRLFAELGVATQESDMSMSVRADDIGLEYAGALGARGLFACRQSLRPRYLLMLIEILRFHRVASAMLRDTASNAEDDLVTLEDFLNRHRFSSYFVDYFITPLVAAVWSCAAADALRYPARYLFVFLEHHGMLTVFGSPTWRTVAGGSASYVRAIASRLGEVLTRTPVRSLRRVPNGVLVQAGNNAPRLFDAAVVAVHPDQALLLLDQPTPRERAVLGAIPYSTNVARLHTDESVLPRHRRARASWNYLVSPGNDHVVVSYDISRLMRIGGNRRFLVTLGVHDRVDPESVLAEMTYSHPLYTPESVAAQRLLPTLDDDRVAFAGAYHGWGFHEDGAASGLRAARRLGADWPAVAAREAVAAC; from the coding sequence GTGCAACATTCACACCTTTCTGCTCCTTCGGGGCGCTCGGTAGCGGTCATCGGCAGCGGCGTCTCCGGACTCACCGCCGCCTATCTGCTGTCCGGTCGGGACCGCGTCACCCTGTACGAGGCCGACGATCGACTCGGCGGTCACGCCCACACCCACTATGTGGCGAGCGGTGACGGCGGCGTTACCGCCGTGGACTCGGCGTTCTTAGTCCACAACGACCGGACCTATCCCACCCTGTGCCGACTGTTCGCCGAACTCGGTGTGGCCACCCAAGAGTCCGATATGTCGATGTCGGTGCGAGCCGACGACATCGGACTCGAGTACGCCGGCGCCCTGGGAGCGCGGGGACTGTTCGCCTGCCGACAATCGCTGCGGCCCCGTTACCTGCTGATGCTCATCGAGATCCTCCGGTTTCACCGTGTCGCGTCGGCGATGCTGCGTGACACGGCCTCCAATGCGGAGGACGACCTAGTGACACTGGAAGACTTCCTGAACCGGCACCGCTTCTCGTCGTACTTCGTCGATTACTTCATCACGCCGCTGGTGGCGGCGGTCTGGTCGTGCGCTGCCGCGGACGCGTTGCGTTATCCGGCCCGGTACCTGTTCGTCTTTCTTGAGCATCACGGCATGCTGACGGTCTTCGGCTCACCCACGTGGCGCACGGTCGCCGGAGGCTCGGCCAGCTACGTGCGGGCCATCGCATCTCGGCTCGGTGAGGTGTTGACCCGGACACCGGTGCGCTCGCTGCGGCGAGTTCCCAACGGGGTGCTGGTGCAAGCCGGCAACAACGCACCGCGGCTCTTCGATGCCGCCGTCGTGGCCGTTCACCCCGACCAGGCGCTGCTGTTGCTCGACCAGCCGACCCCGCGGGAGCGTGCCGTCCTGGGGGCGATTCCCTACTCGACCAACGTCGCCCGGCTGCACACCGACGAATCGGTGCTGCCCCGACACCGTCGGGCGCGGGCATCCTGGAACTACCTGGTGTCACCCGGGAACGACCACGTGGTGGTCAGTTATGACATCAGCCGGCTGATGCGTATCGGCGGCAACCGCCGGTTTCTGGTGACCCTCGGGGTCCATGACCGCGTTGACCCGGAGTCGGTGCTTGCCGAGATGACCTACAGCCATCCGCTGTACACACCGGAATCGGTTGCAGCTCAACGCTTATTGCCGACACTCGACGATGATCGGGTGGCTTTCGCGGGCGCCTATCACGGCTGGGGATTCCACGAGGACGGCGCCGCCTCCGGGCTGCGCGCGGCCCGGCGGCTCGGCGCCGACTGGCCGGCAGTCGCTGCGCGGGAGGCGGTGGCCGCATGCTGA